A window of Acidobacteriota bacterium contains these coding sequences:
- a CDS encoding phosphoglucosamine mutase: protein MDGLFGTDGIRGRAYEPPLDENTVRRLGVALAEDLALLHSTPRILLAGDTRASTTDLASWLGSSFRAAGGEVTWAGVLPTPAVSHLLAQDDYSAGVVISASHNPADDNGIKILGPEGEKLADEIERHIESRIEEVEATPGPPLPAVDRSLSDRYLDLLAASHATVHPLADLHIVVDAANGAASGFAGPLLESLGARVRMIASEPDGHNINAGCGATAPQMLAETVVECGADGGLALDGDADRALLVDESGSILDGDDILFAWSRKLQSDNKLPGGRVVATVMSNFGLERALDDAGMQMIRCAVGDREVRITMKEREALLGGEQSGHVICSHFSVSGDGLLTGTHVLAIAAERGIPVSGLSDLVRMPQVLINVPVSRKPPFSELASVSRVLDESERILDHRGRILLRYSGTEQLARVMIEGENDDEIQTLANRIAEAIRSELS, encoded by the coding sequence ATGGACGGACTGTTCGGAACCGACGGAATTCGCGGGCGAGCGTACGAACCGCCGCTCGACGAAAACACCGTACGCCGACTCGGTGTCGCCCTGGCTGAGGATCTTGCCCTCCTGCATTCGACGCCGAGAATCCTCCTCGCTGGTGACACGCGGGCCTCGACCACCGATCTCGCGAGCTGGCTCGGATCGAGTTTCCGGGCGGCCGGTGGGGAGGTCACCTGGGCCGGAGTGCTGCCGACCCCGGCCGTCTCCCATTTGCTCGCGCAGGACGATTACTCGGCCGGAGTCGTCATTTCGGCCTCTCACAACCCCGCCGACGACAACGGAATCAAAATCCTCGGTCCCGAAGGCGAGAAACTGGCCGACGAAATCGAACGGCACATCGAGAGCCGGATCGAAGAGGTGGAGGCAACACCTGGTCCGCCTCTCCCCGCCGTAGACCGGTCTCTCAGCGACCGCTACCTCGATCTCCTGGCGGCCAGCCATGCGACGGTTCATCCGCTCGCGGACCTCCATATCGTGGTTGACGCGGCGAATGGTGCGGCCTCCGGCTTCGCCGGACCCCTGCTCGAGAGCCTCGGAGCCCGAGTGAGGATGATCGCATCCGAACCCGATGGACATAACATCAACGCCGGCTGTGGTGCGACAGCTCCTCAGATGCTCGCGGAGACCGTTGTCGAGTGTGGTGCGGACGGAGGGCTTGCTCTCGACGGCGATGCGGACCGTGCTCTTTTGGTTGACGAAAGCGGTTCGATTCTCGACGGCGACGACATTCTCTTTGCGTGGTCCCGAAAGCTCCAGTCCGACAACAAGCTGCCAGGAGGCCGGGTTGTAGCAACCGTGATGAGCAACTTCGGCCTCGAGCGAGCCCTCGACGACGCCGGGATGCAAATGATCCGCTGCGCGGTCGGTGACCGAGAGGTCCGGATCACGATGAAGGAACGGGAAGCATTGCTCGGCGGTGAGCAGTCGGGGCATGTCATCTGCTCGCATTTCAGCGTGTCGGGCGACGGCCTCCTCACTGGCACGCATGTCCTCGCCATCGCTGCGGAACGGGGGATTCCCGTTTCCGGCCTATCCGACCTCGTTCGGATGCCGCAGGTTCTGATCAATGTTCCAGTGTCCCGCAAACCGCCATTTTCGGAGCTCGCGTCCGTATCGCGCGTGCTCGACGAAAGCGAGCGTATCCTCGACCATCGGGGGCGCATCCTGCTTCGTTACTCGGGTACCGAGCAGCTGGCGCGGGTGATGATCGAGGGTGAGAACGACGACGAGATTCAGACCCTTGCCAACCGAATTGCCGAGGCCATCAGGTCGGAACTTTCGTAG